The genomic window ATGACCGACCAGCTTGCCATGCGGAAGCGCAAGTATCGCTTGGGTCTGTCCGAAGCGATTCGGTTGCAATGGTGACCATCGGCCACCGTGCCGCGGCGCTGCCCTACACTCGGGCGATGCGCCCCGATTCCATCCTCACCCTGTCCTGTCCCGACCGCACCGGCATCGTCTACCGCGTGTCCGGCCTGCTGTTCGACCATGGCTGCAACATCCTCGACGCCCAGCAGTTCGGCGACGAGGACAGCGGCCGCTTCTTCCTGCGCGTGCACTTCGACCGTGATGCCGGCCTGGCGCTGGACACCGTGCATGCGGCAATGGCCGCGCTGGCCGCCGATTTCGGCATGGACTGGCAGCTGCATGACGGCCGGCGCCGGGCGCGCCTGCTGGTACTGGTCAGCAAGCAGGGGCACTGCCTGAACGACCTGCTGTTCCGCGCCCACAGCGGGCAGCTGAAGGTGGACATCGCGGCGGTGGTATCCAATCACAGCGACTTCGCGGCATTGGCCGCGTCCTACCAGGTGCCGTTCCACCACCTGCCGGTAGATGCGGCAACGCGCGTGGCGCAGGAACAGCAGATCATCGATCTGGTCGAGCGCGAACGCATCGACCTGGTGGTGCTGGCGCGCTACATGCAGATCCTGTCGCCGACGTTGTGCCGCGCCCTGGCGGGACGGGCGATCAACATCCACCACAGCTTCCTGCCCAGCTTCAAGGGCGCGCAGCCGTACCACCAGGCGCACGCGCGTGGGGTCAAGATCATCGGCGCCACGGCACACTACGTCACCGAGGATCTGGACGAAGGCCCGATCATCGAGCAGGACGTGGCCCGTGTGGACCACGCGATGGGCCCGCGCGAACTGGTGCGGCTGGGCAGCGATACCGAATCGCAGGTGCTGGCGCGCGCGGTACGCCGGCATGTGGAGCACCGGATCCTGCTCAACGGACACCGCACGGTGGTGTTCAGGTAACGCGGGCAGTACCGGGGATTGAACAGGGGATGTGCCCAGGATGCCCACGCTGCTGCTCCAAGGGCCTGGGGCAGGTCGAGCGCACGCCATCAATATGTTCCATCAGTCCTTTGAGAATGGACGACCACATCGGATCGAGCACAAAATCCACCCCTTCACGCCGGGCGAGCTTCGCGGCCGGTACGAAGTCGGCGTCGCCGGCCATCAGAATGATCTGGCGCACCTGGCGCTTGAGTGCGAGTGAGGAAATGTCGATGCCGATGCGCATATCCACGCCCTTCTGCCGCACATTGGGCTGCAGCTCATCGGCTTGAAGATCGCCGAACGCTCGCTTGCCCTTGAGGAGGTCGTCGAAGGTTCGTGATCCGGTCGTCCACGAACTGAAGTCGGTGAGGTGGCCAAGACGCAGGGCCACTTTGCGCTTCTGCTTCAATGCCTCATGCAGGCTGGATCTGAAAAGTGCTTCGTCGGATCGCGAGTAGTCGATACACAGGCCGGAAATCGGGTTGTGCATCTTCTTGCGCAGCGGTGGGCAGTCGTAGAAAAAGATGCGATAGAGATCCCGTCGATCGCCACTTGAATGCTTGAGATGGGCGATGGCCCATCGATGGGCGACTTCGGCGGCGCGTTGAGCGTTGTAGGCGCTGTGGGGCTCGATGCGACGAAAGCGTTTGATGAAGTAGCCGCCATCAATGAGAACTGCCGTCGGCATACCGTTGCCCTCCTGGCTTCATCCAATGAAAAGCCCCCGGTTCGGCCGTCCCGCGATCTGTTGGGGGGCGTACTTGGAGGGCTGGATGGCTTCGATTCTGCCGGGTTCGAATCAGGCACACAAGCGGCAGAGGCGACACGCCGCCTACAGGATCGCGATCTTCGCCTTGGCCAGCGCCTCGCGCACCATCCCGTCATTGGCCTCGGTCACCGGCCGCGTCAGTTCCCACAGGAACGTCACCCGGAACCCGGATTTCACCGCGTCCTGTGCGCTCCACAGCACGCAGTAGTCGCGCGCCAGGCCGCACACATGCACTTCGCGGATACCGCGCTCGTGCAGCCAGCCGGCCAGGCCGGTCGCCGGACGGGTGCCATCGGGGCCATGGTTCTCGCGGAACGCGCTGTACGAATCCACCTGCTGGCGGGTGCCCTTGCGCAGGATCAGGTCGGCCACGGTCCAGTCCACGCCCGGGTGCAGCACGGCACCGTCGCTGCCCTGCACGCAGTGGTCCGGCCACAGGGTCTGCGGCTGTGCGTGCAGCAGGATGGCTTCGAACGGCAGGTGCCCCGGATGCTGGCTGGCGAACGAGGCGTGGTCGGCCGGGTGCCAGTCCTGGGTGGCCACCACCGTGCGGTAGCGGCGCTCGGCCAGCAGGCGGGCGATCGGTGCCACCAGGGCGTCGCCCTGGTCACAGGCCAGCGCGCCGCCGGGCATGAAGTCCGGCTGCAGGTCGATCACCAGCAGGGCGATGTCGGCGGGCAGGGCGGTCATGGCAGGTCCGTACAACGGAAGAGGGGCGACCAGCGTGGCCGCCCCTCGCACGGACGTCAATCGCCGCCGGGCGCGTCGTTGTCCTGGCCGTAATACAGCAGGCCGATCTGGATGCGTGGGCGGCCCGTCTCGCGGCGGTGGCGGTTGGCGTCGCGCAGCGAGTACACACAGCCGCAGTACTCCTGCTGGTAGAACTGCTCGCGCTTGCTGATCTCGATCATGCGGCTGGCACCGCCGCCCTTGCGCCAGTTGTAGTCCCAGTACTGCAGGCCCTCATAGCGCGAAGCGGCGCGGACACCGCACTCGTTGATCTGCGCCATGTTCTTCCAGCGCGAAATGCCCAGCGACGAGCTGATGGTGTCGTAGCCGTGCTCATGCGCATACAGCGCGGTGCGCTCGAAGCGCATGTCAAAGCACATCGTGCAGCGGATGCCGCGCTCGGGTTCGTTCTCCATGCCGCGCGCGCGGCTGAACCAGTTGTCGGTGTCGTAGTCGCAGTCGATGAAGGGAATGCCGTGCTGCTCGGCGAAGCGGATGTTCTCCTGCTTGCGCAGCTCGTACTCCTTCACCGGGTGGATGTTGGGGTTGTAGAAGAAGATCGCGTAGTCGATCCCGGAGGCGGTGATCGCCTCCATGACTTCGCCCGAACACGGTGCGCAGCAGGAATGCAGCAGCAGGCGCTGGCCGTTGTCGGGCAGGGTCAGGGTGGGGCGCTGGAGTTCGGTCATCGTTCAGTACCGCACGGGCCGCCGGCAACGGCGGCGGCCCGTGCATCGGATTGCGGGAAAGAATCAGGCGACGCGGGCGTCTTCGTGTTCGCTGCGCAGCTCCACTGCGGCGGCGACCAGCGCCTGCAGCGCCGCGCGGGTTTCGGGCCAACCGCGGGTCTTCAGCCCGCAATCCGGGTTCACCCACAGCTGTTCCGGCTTCAGCACGGCCAGCGCCCGGCGCAGCAGGTCAACCATCTCGGCCTTGTCCGGCACCCGCGGCGAGTGGATGTCATACACGCCCGGGCCGATCTCGTTGGGATAGTTGAACTTCACGAACGCGTCCAGCAGTTCCATGCGCGAGCGCGAGGTCTCGATCGAGATCACGTCGGCGTCCATCGCGGCGACCGAGTGGATGATGTCGTTGAACTCGGAGTAGCACATGTGGGTATGGATCTGGGTGGCATCGCGCACGCCGCTGGTGCTGATGCGGAATGATTCCACCGCCCAGTCCAGATAGGCGCGCCACTGCGCGCGTCGCAGCGGCAGGCCTTCGCGGATCGCCGGTTCGTCCACCTGGATCACGCCGATGCCGGCCGCCTCCAGATCGTGTACTTCATCGCGCAGCGCCAGCGCGATCTGCCGGCAGGTGACATCGCGTTCCTGGTCATCGCGCACGAATGACCACTGCAGCACGGTCACCGGACCGGTCAGCATGCCCTTCATCGGCTTGTCGGTGAGCGATTGTGCGTAGCTGGACCAGCGCACGGTCATCGGCTGCGGACGGCTGACATCGCCGAAGATGACCGGCGGCTTCACGCAACGCGAGCCATAGCTCTGCACCCAGCCATTGCCGGT from Stenotrophomonas sp. 704A1 includes these protein-coding regions:
- the purU gene encoding formyltetrahydrofolate deformylase, which translates into the protein MRPDSILTLSCPDRTGIVYRVSGLLFDHGCNILDAQQFGDEDSGRFFLRVHFDRDAGLALDTVHAAMAALAADFGMDWQLHDGRRRARLLVLVSKQGHCLNDLLFRAHSGQLKVDIAAVVSNHSDFAALAASYQVPFHHLPVDAATRVAQEQQIIDLVERERIDLVVLARYMQILSPTLCRALAGRAINIHHSFLPSFKGAQPYHQAHARGVKIIGATAHYVTEDLDEGPIIEQDVARVDHAMGPRELVRLGSDTESQVLARAVRRHVEHRILLNGHRTVVFR
- a CDS encoding NYN domain-containing protein gives rise to the protein MPTAVLIDGGYFIKRFRRIEPHSAYNAQRAAEVAHRWAIAHLKHSSGDRRDLYRIFFYDCPPLRKKMHNPISGLCIDYSRSDEALFRSSLHEALKQKRKVALRLGHLTDFSSWTTGSRTFDDLLKGKRAFGDLQADELQPNVRQKGVDMRIGIDISSLALKRQVRQIILMAGDADFVPAAKLARREGVDFVLDPMWSSILKGLMEHIDGVRSTCPRPLEQQRGHPGHIPCSIPGTARVT
- the pncA gene encoding bifunctional nicotinamidase/pyrazinamidase, with the protein product MTALPADIALLVIDLQPDFMPGGALACDQGDALVAPIARLLAERRYRTVVATQDWHPADHASFASQHPGHLPFEAILLHAQPQTLWPDHCVQGSDGAVLHPGVDWTVADLILRKGTRQQVDSYSAFRENHGPDGTRPATGLAGWLHERGIREVHVCGLARDYCVLWSAQDAVKSGFRVTFLWELTRPVTEANDGMVREALAKAKIAIL
- a CDS encoding epoxyqueuosine reductase QueH, whose protein sequence is MTELQRPTLTLPDNGQRLLLHSCCAPCSGEVMEAITASGIDYAIFFYNPNIHPVKEYELRKQENIRFAEQHGIPFIDCDYDTDNWFSRARGMENEPERGIRCTMCFDMRFERTALYAHEHGYDTISSSLGISRWKNMAQINECGVRAASRYEGLQYWDYNWRKGGGASRMIEISKREQFYQQEYCGCVYSLRDANRHRRETGRPRIQIGLLYYGQDNDAPGGD